The following nucleotide sequence is from Solea senegalensis isolate Sse05_10M unplaced genomic scaffold, IFAPA_SoseM_1 scf7180000014736, whole genome shotgun sequence.
aataataataattttcccACCGACGTCACAAAACCACATCAAGCTTTCCAGAAGTCCCCATTATTAAGCATCATGTCTGTGCTAATCAGATCTAATCTGTATCAGGTCCAGATTATAGAtttggtgtttgtttaaaatagcTCAGGATGAATTTTGGGAAAGTTCTTCTGGATCTAGTTCACTcgccttcatcctcctcttcctcaggtgATTATTGAACGTTATGAACGTGAGAagtttcttcctcctctggatAAAACCAAGTTCCTGGTTCCTCACGAGCTCACCATGACTCAGTTTGTCACCATCATCAGGTAAAGTTTCTCCTTGTTGTCATGGCGATGAAGAAATGATTCAAACTGAGATTTAAACACTCAAAATTCCACTGAACTCCAGATggtttggaaaacaaaacaagtcacatgatcatgtctttatctcactgtgaaacTGAAGTCTTCACATTTAGACAGATGTGAGTGGACGacctgtgattgacagctgctgtcGGCCAACAGGTGGAACACGAGTTTGTCGTAAACGGGATTTCTTATGTTTTAAAGTCACTTGTCTTCctgcagtgcattgtgggagtTTTCTCCCAGAGGAACTACAATACAGTCGTTCATTCACTGAATGAAGGCAACACATAGTTGAGATGTTTAGGAGTTAGAAATGGAATGCGGCCTCGTCTTATTGTTTAACGTCTCTGTCTGTTGCTCCGCCCCCTCCTCAGGAACAGGATGGCGTTGCTGCCCACGCAGGCATTTTACCTGCTGGTGAACAGCAGCGGTCTGGCCAGCATGTCTCTGACCATGGCTCAGGTCTACAAAGAGCACCAGGACGAGGACGGCTTCCTCTACATGACCTACGCCTCGCAGGAGATGTTCGGATGCTGACGCACACGCGCGCTTTTATTCGCTGTAAGAGGCTCTGCCCTCATTTCTGCTGTAAATATGAAAAGATCTTATTTattgtaacatttgtttgtaggttttaaatgaaatgtggtCTAATAAATCTTATGTGAAAATGGA
It contains:
- the map1lc3c gene encoding microtubule-associated proteins 1A/1B light chain 3C gives rise to the protein MPPFDRNQQLSKPFKQRKSFATRRQEVAGIRSKFPNKIPVIIERYEREKFLPPLDKTKFLVPHELTMTQFVTIIRNRMALLPTQAFYLLVNSSGLASMSLTMAQVYKEHQDEDGFLYMTYASQEMFGC